The nucleotide window GGTGCCATGGCCGGTGTTCAGGAACAGATTCTTGAACGGGGTGGCGCCGACGATCGGCGTGCCATCCGGCGTGGTCGGACGCAAACCGGTCCAGAAACTGGCCTGGGCCAGATCACCGCCCTGAGGATAAAGGTCGTTGACAATCATCTCCAGGGTTTCACGGCGACGTGGATTGAGCGACAGGTCAAAACCGGCGATTTCCGCCATGCCGCCGACACGGATGCGGTTATCGAAACGGGTGATGGCGACCTTGTAGGTTTCGTCGAGAATGGTCGAGGTCGGCGCCATGGCCGGGTTGGTGATCGGCACGGTCAGGGAATAGCCCTTGAGTGGGTACACCGGGGCACGGATCCCCAGGGGCTTGAGCAGTTGCGGCGAATAGCTGCCCAGGGCCAGGACGTAGCGGTCGGCGGTTTCCAGCTTGCCATCGATCCAGACGCCGTTGATGCGGTCGCCGGCCTGCTCCAGGCGCTGGATATCCTGGCCGAAGCGGAACTCCACACCCAGCTTCACGGCCATTTCCGCCAAGCGCGTAGTAAACATCTGACAGTCGCCGGTCTGGTCATTGGGCAGACGCAAGGCACCGGCCAGGATGTCGGTGACATTCGCCAGGGCCGGCTCGACCCGCGCGATGCCTTCGCGATCGAGCACTTCGAACGGCACACCGGACTCTTTCAGCACGGCGATGTCCTTGGCCGCGCCATCGAGCTGTGCCTGGGTACGGAACAACTGTGTAGTTCCCAGGCTACGGCCTTCATAGGCAATGCCGGTTTCGGCGCGCAGCTCGTCGAGGCAGTCGCGGCTGTACTCGGACAGGCGCACCATGCGTTCCTTGTTGATGGCATAGCGGCTGGCAGTGCAGTTGCGCAGCATCTGTGCCATCCACAGGTATTGGTCGATATCGGCGGTCGCCTTGATGGCCAGCGGTGCGTGGCGCTGCAACAGCCATTTGATGGCCTTCAGCGGCACGCCCGGCGCGGCCCAAGGCGAGGCATAACCCGGCGACACCTGGCCGGCGTTGGCGAAACTGGTTTCCATGGCAGGCGCCGGCTGACGGTCGACCACCACCACTTCGAACCCGGCCCGCGCCAGGTAGTAAGCACTGACGGTACCGATGACGCCGCTACCCAAGACCAGAACTCGCATGTTGTCGCCCTCATCGCGGATGAACCGCTGACGTTTGTTGTACAGAACTGTAATGAGCGCAGTGTAAAAAAGAATAGGCAGTGCTTTTCACTATATAAATGCCTATATTTGGCGAGAATTCTCGGCAAAAACCCTTTTCACGGAGGCGCATCCCCTGTGCGTACCAATACCCAGACCAAGCGCGAGCTGGACAAGATCGACCGCAACATCCTGCGTATCCTCCAGGCAGACGGGCGGATCTCCTTCACCGAACTGGGGGAAAAGGTCGGCCTCTCCACAACGCCCTGCACCGAGCGGGTACGGCGTCTGGAGCGCGAAGGGATCATCATGGGCTACAACGCCCGGCTCAACCCGCAGCACTTGAAGGGCAGCCTGCTGGTGTTTGTCGAGATCAGCCTCGATTACAAATCCGGCGACACCTTCGAAGAGTTCCGACGTGCCGTGCTGAAACTGCCTCACGTGCTGGAGTGCCACCTGGTGTCGGGGGATTTCGACTACCTGGTGAAGGCGCGGATTTCCGAGATGGCCTCATACCGCAAACTGTTGGGCGATATCCTGCTCAAACTGCCCCATGTGCGGGAGTCCAAGAGTTATATCGTGATGGAAGAGGTGAAGGAGAGCCTGAACCTGCCGATTCCAGATTGAACCGCCATCGCGAGCAGGCTCGCTCCCACAGGGGTCCATAGATGAACGGGATATCTGCGTTCACCTCAGATCAAATGTGGGAGCGAGCCTGCTCGCGATGGGGTCGGCCCGAAGAGCCTGCTTCAGGCAACTTTCAAACCAACACCTGCCGATTGGCAGCCATGTACTCATGAATCTGCTGCTCGACCCGGGGATGGATCAACTCCACCGGTCGCCGCCCATTGGGGCATGGCAACGTCGCCGTGGTACCGAACAACCGGCAGATCAGCGGCCGCTCGTCATACACGGTGCAACCGTTCGGCCCCAGGTGCACGCAATCGAGTGCTTCCAGAGCGGCGTCCTGTTCGGCGCGGGTCTTGCGCGGCAGGCGGGCCATTTCCTCGGGTGAGGTGGTTACCGGCCCGCAGCAGTCGTGGCAACCGGGTACGCATTCGAACGAAGGAATCTGCTGGCGCAGCGTACGGATTTTCTGACTGTTGCAACTCATCGAGGCGGTTACCTGGTCGGGACTGACCCGGATTCTGCCCTAAAAGCCTTGGACCAGACAGCGCCAGCCGACCACTGTTGCCCGAGGAGGAATCCGCGGCTTATGCTCCGTAAAATTTCTCAAACACAATAATCAGGATTACGCACATGAACGCCCGTGTTCAGCAACCTGTCCCGAGCCACGCGCACGCCGCCTCCTACTATGCCGCCAGCAGCCTGCCGCAACCGGACCATCCGTTGCTGCAAGGCGAGCTGCTGGCGGACGTCTGCGTGGTCGGCGGCGGGTTCTCGGGGCTGAACACGGCCATCGAACTGGCCGAGCGCGGCATGAGCGTCGTGTTGCTCGAAGCGCACAAGATCGGCTGGGGAGCCAGTGGGCGTAACGGCGGCCAATTGATCCGCGGGGTCGGTCATGGCCTGGATCAGTTCGCTCCGGTGATCGGTACCGAGGGCGTCCGCCAGATGAAACTCATGGGCCTCGAGGCAGTGGAAATCGTCCGGCAGCGCGTCGAGCGTTTCCAGATCGCCTGCGACCTCACCTGGGGTTACTGCGACCTCGCCAACAAACCCTCCGAGCTGGAAGGCTTCGCCGAGGACGCCGAAGAGCTGCGCAGCCTGGGCTATCGTCACCCGACCCGGCTGCTGCAAGCCCATGAGATGCACAGCGTGGTGGGCTCGGACCGCTATGTCGGCGGCCTGATCGACATGGGTTCCGGCCACCTGCACCCACTGAACCTGGCTCTGGGCGAAGCCGACGCCGCGCAGCGGCTGGGGGTCAAGCTGTTCGAACAATCGGCGGTGACCCGGATCGACTATGGTCCTGAAGTAAAGGTATATACCCAGCACGGCTCGGTTCGCGCCAAGACCCTGGTACTCGGTTGCAATGCCTATCTCAATGGCCTCAACAAGGAATTGAGCGGCAAGGTACTGCCGGCCGGCAGCTACATCATCGCCACCGAGCCTCTGAGCCAGGCTCAGGCCCAAGCGCTGTTGCCACAGAACATGGCGGTCTGCGACCAGAGAGTGGCCGTGGATTACTACCGGATTTCGGCAGATCGACGCTTGCTGTTCGGCGGGGCTTGTCACTATTCGGGACGCGATCCGCAGGACATTGCCGCTTATATGCGTCCGAAGATGCTCAAGGTCTTCCCGCAGCTGGCGGAGGTGAAGATCGACTATCAATGGGGCGGGATGATCGGTATCGGCGCCAACCGACTGCCGCAGATCGGCCGGCTCAAGGACCAGCCCAACGTGTACTTCGCCCAGGCTTATTCCGGCCATGGCGTGAACGCCACACACCTGGCCGGCAAGCTATTGGCCGAGGCCATCAGTGGCCAGCAAGGCGGTGGGTTCGATCTGTTCGCCCAGGTCCCGCACATCACCTTTCCCGGCGGCCAGCACCTGCGTTCGCCGCTGCTGGCGCTGGGGATGTTGTGGCACAAGTTGAAAGAGCTGGTTTGATTCGAATGGCCCTATAGGTAAGCCTGGTGCTGTTTTGTGGCGAGGGGATTTATCCCCTCGCCCCGGATCAGCTACGCCAGAACGGCTTTAAGCCCTCCTCCCGCGCCTGCTGCCGACTTATCCCGATATCACGCAACTGTTCGGGTGTCAGCTCCAGCAAGACTCGGCGTGTATGCAGACGATGCCAGAACAAGTCCCAGCGGCTCAGGCAGGCTGGGGCAGTTCGAAAGCTTGCGCCGCGAAGTCCCTTTTCCTGTCCAGCCTCCAGTTCCTGACTGTGTAGCGTCAGCCGCACATCGCTCAAGCCGTTCATTTTCGTCGCTCCTGTTTACTTGGGTAGCCAGAGGTTTCATGATGCGCGGACGGCCAGGATCAATACAGATTCAACATCTGTATTTTATTTACATACAGATAAGGCATTTTTGCCACTGAATGCTGTTTTTAGCGGCCAACTGTATTGGTTACCTGTTGCCCCAACCTATCGAGAGCACGCCATGACCCTCTACGTGAACCTCGCCGAATTGCTCGGCACCCGCATCGAACAGGGTTTCTATCGCCCCGGCGACCGGCTGCCGTCGGTGCGGGCTTTGAGTACGGAACATGGCGTCAGCCTGAGTACGGTGCAGCAGGCCTATCGCGTGCTGGAGGACAACGGACTGGCAATGCCGAAACCCAAGTCCGGCTATTTCGTCCCGGTCAGCCGCGAACTGCCGGACTTGCCGGCGATAGGCCGTCCGGCCCAGCGTCCCGTGGACATTTCACAGTGGGACCAAGTGCTGGAACTGATACGCGCCGTACCACGCAAAGATGTGGTGCAACTGGGGCGCGGCATGCCGGACATCCATTCGCCGACCATGAAGCCGTTGCTGCGCAGCCTTGCGCAGATCAGCCGTCGGCAGGACATGCCCGGCCTGTATTACGACAACATCTACGGCAACCTCGCGTTGCGCGAACAGATTGCCCGTCTGTTGCTGGATTCGGGCTGTCAGTTGGACGCCAACGATCTGATTGTCACCACCGGCTGCCACGAGGCGCTATCGGTCAGCATTCGCGCCACCTGCGAACCAGGCGATATCGTCGCGGTGGATTCGCCCAGCTTCCACGGTGCCATGCAAACCCTCAAGGGCCTGGGCATGAAGGCCATGGAGATCCCCACCGACCCGCTTACCGGCATCAGCCTGGAGGCATTGGAACTGGCGCTGGAGCAATGGCCGATCAAGGCCATACAGTTGACGCCCAGTTGCAACAACCCGCTGGGCTACATCATGCCGGAAGCGAAT belongs to Pseudomonas sp. B21-028 and includes:
- the dadA gene encoding D-amino acid dehydrogenase → MRVLVLGSGVIGTVSAYYLARAGFEVVVVDRQPAPAMETSFANAGQVSPGYASPWAAPGVPLKAIKWLLQRHAPLAIKATADIDQYLWMAQMLRNCTASRYAINKERMVRLSEYSRDCLDELRAETGIAYEGRSLGTTQLFRTQAQLDGAAKDIAVLKESGVPFEVLDREGIARVEPALANVTDILAGALRLPNDQTGDCQMFTTRLAEMAVKLGVEFRFGQDIQRLEQAGDRINGVWIDGKLETADRYVLALGSYSPQLLKPLGIRAPVYPLKGYSLTVPITNPAMAPTSTILDETYKVAITRFDNRIRVGGMAEIAGFDLSLNPRRRETLEMIVNDLYPQGGDLAQASFWTGLRPTTPDGTPIVGATPFKNLFLNTGHGTLGWTMACGSGRLLADLMAKKKPQISAEGLDISRYGSKHQESAKHVNPAPAHQ
- a CDS encoding Lrp/AsnC ligand binding domain-containing protein; translation: MRTNTQTKRELDKIDRNILRILQADGRISFTELGEKVGLSTTPCTERVRRLEREGIIMGYNARLNPQHLKGSLLVFVEISLDYKSGDTFEEFRRAVLKLPHVLECHLVSGDFDYLVKARISEMASYRKLLGDILLKLPHVRESKSYIVMEEVKESLNLPIPD
- a CDS encoding YkgJ family cysteine cluster protein produces the protein MSCNSQKIRTLRQQIPSFECVPGCHDCCGPVTTSPEEMARLPRKTRAEQDAALEALDCVHLGPNGCTVYDERPLICRLFGTTATLPCPNGRRPVELIHPRVEQQIHEYMAANRQVLV
- a CDS encoding FAD-binding oxidoreductase, translating into MNARVQQPVPSHAHAASYYAASSLPQPDHPLLQGELLADVCVVGGGFSGLNTAIELAERGMSVVLLEAHKIGWGASGRNGGQLIRGVGHGLDQFAPVIGTEGVRQMKLMGLEAVEIVRQRVERFQIACDLTWGYCDLANKPSELEGFAEDAEELRSLGYRHPTRLLQAHEMHSVVGSDRYVGGLIDMGSGHLHPLNLALGEADAAQRLGVKLFEQSAVTRIDYGPEVKVYTQHGSVRAKTLVLGCNAYLNGLNKELSGKVLPAGSYIIATEPLSQAQAQALLPQNMAVCDQRVAVDYYRISADRRLLFGGACHYSGRDPQDIAAYMRPKMLKVFPQLAEVKIDYQWGGMIGIGANRLPQIGRLKDQPNVYFAQAYSGHGVNATHLAGKLLAEAISGQQGGGFDLFAQVPHITFPGGQHLRSPLLALGMLWHKLKELV
- a CDS encoding DUF1127 domain-containing protein, coding for MNGLSDVRLTLHSQELEAGQEKGLRGASFRTAPACLSRWDLFWHRLHTRRVLLELTPEQLRDIGISRQQAREEGLKPFWRS
- a CDS encoding PLP-dependent aminotransferase family protein; the encoded protein is MTLYVNLAELLGTRIEQGFYRPGDRLPSVRALSTEHGVSLSTVQQAYRVLEDNGLAMPKPKSGYFVPVSRELPDLPAIGRPAQRPVDISQWDQVLELIRAVPRKDVVQLGRGMPDIHSPTMKPLLRSLAQISRRQDMPGLYYDNIYGNLALREQIARLLLDSGCQLDANDLIVTTGCHEALSVSIRATCEPGDIVAVDSPSFHGAMQTLKGLGMKAMEIPTDPLTGISLEALELALEQWPIKAIQLTPSCNNPLGYIMPEANKRALLTLAQRFDVAIIEDDVYGDLAYTYPRPRTIKSFDEDGRVLLCSSFSKTLAPGLRVGWVAPGRYLERVLHMKYISTGSTAPQPQIAIAEFLKNGHFEPHLRRMRTQYQRNRDVMIDWVSRYFPSGTRASRPRGSFMLWVELPEGFDTLKLNRVLHDRGVQVAVGSIFSASGKYRNCLRMNYAAKPTAQIEEAVRKVGAAAIALLNETQGDGV